From the Verrucomicrobiales bacterium genome, one window contains:
- a CDS encoding glycosyltransferase, which yields MFARTAYYWLKPVLPWWLRISARQLRASIKRSTHQQVWPVSASSFLPPENWAGWPDQKRFAVVLTHDVEGPLGVSRVEQLMRLEQDLGYKSSFNFVPEAYTTPKELRERVVAHGFEVGVHGLKHDGKLYGSREIFRSRALRINEYLKDWKAVGFRSPFMHHNLDWIHDLEIEYDASTFDTDPFEPQPDGMNTIFPFWVPNPRTGGGYMEMPYTLVQDFTLFTVLKEKTIDVWKQKVDWVAKQGGMVLLNVHPDYVFFGSGDAPAGEFPASHYRDLLRYIQDRYAGEYWHGLAKDLSRYCKPQRPMRPQRVGRHVCMVAYSHYESDNRIKRYATALADRGDQVEVLSLGDGSDGEKDGFHEGVHVSHLQTRLHNERGKWDYLRRILLFSLRAGAVLTGRHFRHGFDAIHVHNVPDFLVFCALFPRLTGAKVILDIHDIVPEFFESKFKTGPDSLLKKTLLLVEKVCAGLSHHVIISNHLWYDKITKRSVKPEHCSTYINYIDLGVFAPRIRRRFDDRYIVIFPGGFQWHQGLDLAIRAFSLFVKRVPNAEFHVYGKGDQREALEQLVKELHLSDQVKINPPVPTERIPELLAEADLGVVPKRANSFGNEAYSTKIMEFMSQGLPVVVSRTKIDSFYFTEKEVRFFESENVEDLANAMLEVASSPGLRKQLASNGYRYVAENGWGRKKTEYLALVDGLIDGKNK from the coding sequence ATGTTCGCCCGAACTGCATACTATTGGCTGAAGCCGGTGTTGCCTTGGTGGTTGCGCATCTCGGCACGTCAGCTGCGCGCCTCCATTAAACGGTCGACACACCAGCAGGTCTGGCCGGTTAGCGCCTCCTCCTTTCTGCCACCCGAGAATTGGGCTGGGTGGCCTGATCAAAAGCGTTTCGCTGTCGTGCTCACTCATGATGTGGAGGGCCCCTTGGGGGTATCCAGGGTCGAGCAGTTGATGCGATTGGAGCAGGACCTCGGTTACAAATCTTCCTTCAACTTCGTTCCCGAAGCCTACACCACGCCGAAGGAGCTTCGGGAGCGGGTGGTGGCGCACGGATTTGAAGTGGGGGTTCACGGGCTCAAGCACGATGGCAAGCTGTATGGCTCTCGTGAGATTTTTCGCAGCCGGGCGTTGCGGATCAATGAGTATCTGAAGGATTGGAAGGCGGTCGGTTTTCGGTCGCCTTTCATGCACCACAATCTGGATTGGATCCACGATCTGGAGATCGAGTACGACGCCAGCACCTTCGACACGGATCCCTTCGAGCCACAGCCCGACGGCATGAACACCATCTTTCCCTTCTGGGTGCCGAACCCTCGGACCGGAGGGGGCTACATGGAGATGCCTTATACCTTGGTTCAGGATTTTACGCTCTTTACGGTGCTTAAGGAGAAGACGATCGATGTTTGGAAGCAAAAGGTGGACTGGGTGGCCAAGCAAGGTGGGATGGTCCTGCTCAACGTGCACCCGGACTACGTCTTCTTTGGCAGCGGAGATGCCCCGGCCGGTGAGTTTCCGGCGAGCCATTATCGCGACTTGCTGAGGTACATTCAGGACCGCTATGCCGGTGAATACTGGCACGGTTTGGCCAAGGATCTCTCACGCTATTGCAAGCCGCAGCGACCGATGAGACCCCAGCGGGTCGGCCGGCATGTCTGCATGGTGGCCTACAGCCACTACGAGTCGGACAATCGGATCAAGCGCTATGCGACGGCTTTGGCTGATCGGGGGGATCAGGTTGAAGTGCTTTCTCTAGGCGACGGCAGCGATGGGGAGAAAGATGGTTTTCATGAGGGAGTGCACGTCTCCCATTTGCAGACGCGGCTCCACAACGAGCGCGGGAAGTGGGACTACCTGAGGAGGATTCTACTGTTCAGCCTGCGTGCGGGCGCGGTTCTAACCGGAAGGCATTTCCGCCATGGGTTTGATGCCATCCATGTTCACAATGTTCCTGATTTCCTGGTGTTCTGCGCGCTGTTTCCCCGGCTCACCGGCGCCAAGGTCATTCTCGATATTCACGACATCGTCCCAGAGTTCTTCGAGAGCAAATTTAAGACCGGACCTGACAGCCTGCTCAAGAAGACGCTCCTGCTCGTGGAGAAGGTCTGTGCGGGGCTCTCCCACCACGTTATCATTTCCAACCACCTTTGGTACGACAAGATCACCAAGCGGTCGGTGAAGCCGGAACACTGTTCCACGTACATCAACTACATCGATTTGGGTGTGTTTGCTCCGCGTATCCGGCGTCGCTTTGACGACCGTTACATCGTTATCTTTCCGGGCGGCTTTCAGTGGCACCAGGGTTTGGATCTGGCGATTCGTGCCTTCAGCCTCTTCGTCAAGCGGGTGCCGAATGCAGAATTCCATGTTTACGGGAAGGGCGATCAGCGCGAGGCGTTGGAGCAGTTGGTCAAGGAGTTGCATCTGTCGGACCAGGTGAAGATAAATCCACCGGTGCCGACGGAGCGGATTCCCGAGCTGCTGGCGGAGGCGGATCTCGGGGTGGTTCCCAAGCGGGCCAACTCGTTTGGCAATGAGGCCTACAGCACCAAGATCATGGAGTTTATGTCGCAAGGCTTGCCGGTAGTGGTTTCGAGAACTAAAATTGATAGCTTCTATTTCACAGAGAAAGAAGTGAGGTTCTTCGAAAGCGAAAATGTGGAGGATCTGGCGAACGCGATGCTAGAGGTCGCCTCCAGTCCCGGCCTGAGGAAGCAACTTGCATCCAATGGGTATCGCTATGTGGCTGAGAACGGCTGGGGTCGCAAGAAAACGGAATACCTCGCCTTGGTGGATGGTTTGATCGACGGGAAGAACAAGTAG
- a CDS encoding N-acetyltransferase, which produces MDPFHGAAVADLRPVVLSMDANQSFLRVAPDVRLGRGVRLFGFVNLYGCEIGDETKIGTFVEIQKGAKIGARCKISSHSFVCEGVTIEDEVFVGHSVTFINDLFPRATTSAGGLQTEADWECRPTVVRKGASIGSGATLLCGVTIGEHAIVGAGSVVTKDVPPYAVVAGNPARVLRTLSS; this is translated from the coding sequence ATGGATCCTTTCCATGGGGCCGCGGTCGCAGACCTCCGTCCCGTGGTCCTTTCTATGGATGCAAATCAATCCTTCCTCCGGGTCGCTCCCGACGTTCGTTTGGGTCGCGGTGTCCGGCTCTTCGGTTTTGTTAACCTCTACGGATGCGAGATCGGCGACGAAACGAAAATCGGCACATTCGTCGAGATTCAGAAAGGCGCCAAGATCGGCGCCCGGTGCAAGATTTCCAGCCACAGTTTTGTCTGCGAGGGCGTGACCATCGAAGACGAGGTGTTTGTTGGGCATTCCGTCACCTTCATCAATGATCTCTTTCCTCGGGCGACCACCAGCGCAGGCGGGCTTCAAACCGAAGCGGATTGGGAGTGCCGTCCAACCGTTGTGCGCAAGGGAGCCTCAATCGGATCGGGAGCCACTCTACTTTGTGGCGTTACTATCGGGGAGCATGCCATCGTGGGTGCCGGAAGCGTGGTGACGAAGGACGTTCCACCCTATGCGGTTGTGGCTGGCAACCCGGCTCGGGTTCTCCGAACCCTTTCCAGCTAA
- a CDS encoding glycosyltransferase family 2 protein, with translation MNTSRLSYVLVTPARNEEALIENTIRSVAAQTLLPKKWVIVSDGSTDRTDEIVQRYAAQHSWIELVRMPDRRDRTFAAKANCFNAGYERLKSLEFDVIGNLDADITFEPDYLEFLTSKFVDNPKLGVTGTPFVESDTGNNHSYGHQFANLEHVSGACQLFRRKCFEQVGGYIPIKGGAIDWIAVTTARMRGWQTRTYVEKSCSHHRQLGTGNDNPLMVRFRYGQKAYYVGGHPLWELLRGCFQMKDRPYLIGGLYFLSGFLWAMITRMKRPVSQELIAFHRGEQMVRLRKVFGRLFPFARPAEPTPEKVAARASQT, from the coding sequence ATGAACACTTCACGACTCAGTTATGTTTTGGTGACTCCGGCCCGGAACGAGGAGGCGTTGATCGAGAACACGATCCGGTCCGTAGCCGCCCAGACCCTGCTGCCGAAGAAGTGGGTGATCGTCAGCGATGGATCTACGGATCGGACCGACGAGATTGTGCAACGGTATGCGGCGCAGCATTCATGGATCGAGCTCGTCCGCATGCCCGACCGCCGGGACCGCACTTTTGCGGCGAAGGCCAATTGTTTCAATGCCGGGTACGAGAGGCTCAAGTCCCTTGAGTTCGATGTGATTGGGAATCTCGATGCGGACATCACCTTCGAACCTGATTACCTGGAGTTCCTGACTTCCAAGTTTGTGGACAACCCGAAGCTCGGCGTCACGGGCACGCCTTTCGTGGAGTCCGACACCGGCAACAACCACAGCTACGGCCATCAGTTTGCCAACCTGGAGCATGTCTCCGGAGCCTGTCAGCTTTTTCGCCGGAAGTGCTTCGAGCAGGTGGGCGGATACATACCCATCAAGGGAGGGGCCATCGATTGGATAGCGGTGACCACGGCCCGCATGCGAGGCTGGCAGACCCGCACCTATGTTGAGAAGAGTTGCTCGCATCATCGTCAGTTGGGGACGGGCAACGACAACCCCTTGATGGTGCGTTTTCGCTATGGTCAGAAGGCCTACTATGTAGGCGGGCATCCGCTTTGGGAGCTGCTGCGGGGTTGCTTTCAGATGAAGGACCGGCCCTATCTGATCGGTGGTCTCTATTTTCTGAGCGGCTTCCTCTGGGCCATGATCACCCGTATGAAACGGCCAGTTTCTCAAGAACTGATCGCGTTCCACCGCGGCGAGCAGATGGTTCGCCTGCGGAAGGTTTTCGGAAGGCTATTCCCCTTTGCTCGCCCGGCTGAGCCTACGCCGGAGAAGGTGGCAGCGCGAGCATCGCAGACTTAG
- a CDS encoding glycosyltransferase: MSTAPVTLSVCICTYQRPKLLLRLLESLAAQTNADGIELSVVVADNDAAESGRSTVEAFKGKAPFTLIYCVEPRKNIALVRNCAIANAPGEFIAFIDDDEFAVREWAHLLMSTCERLQVDGVLGPVLPHFDEEPPAWIRRGGFYDRPRHETGFEMGWQECRTGNVLFRRGILSRMTEPFLAQFNNGGEDQDFFRRAMAAGARFVWCDEAVAYETVPPNRWRRRFMIERALLRGRNSLRHPKGRIKGILKSMVAAPLYTLSLPFLLVAGHHLFMKYLVKLMDHLGRLLGVVGLNPVKQREM, from the coding sequence ATGAGCACTGCACCTGTGACGCTCAGTGTCTGCATTTGCACTTATCAGCGGCCTAAGCTGCTGCTCAGGCTCCTGGAATCGTTGGCTGCGCAGACAAACGCCGATGGCATCGAACTTTCGGTGGTGGTGGCTGACAACGATGCGGCGGAGTCGGGACGTTCCACCGTCGAGGCGTTCAAGGGCAAAGCCCCCTTCACGCTCATCTACTGTGTCGAGCCGCGAAAGAATATCGCATTGGTGCGCAACTGCGCCATCGCCAATGCCCCGGGTGAGTTCATTGCGTTCATCGATGACGACGAGTTTGCAGTGAGGGAATGGGCCCATCTGCTGATGAGCACCTGCGAGCGCTTGCAGGTGGATGGCGTTCTGGGCCCGGTTCTTCCGCATTTTGACGAGGAACCGCCGGCCTGGATCCGTCGGGGCGGTTTCTACGACCGCCCACGTCATGAGACCGGCTTTGAGATGGGCTGGCAGGAATGCCGCACCGGCAACGTTCTCTTTCGGAGGGGAATCCTGAGCCGGATGACCGAACCGTTTCTGGCTCAATTCAATAACGGTGGTGAGGATCAGGACTTTTTTCGCCGAGCGATGGCGGCTGGGGCGCGGTTTGTGTGGTGCGACGAGGCGGTCGCCTACGAGACGGTTCCGCCGAACCGCTGGCGTCGTCGATTCATGATTGAGCGTGCGCTCCTGCGTGGGAGGAATTCCCTCCGCCATCCCAAAGGTCGGATCAAGGGAATCCTGAAGTCGATGGTAGCCGCCCCACTTTATACCCTCTCGCTGCCATTTTTGCTGGTGGCGGGTCATCACCTGTTTATGAAGTATCTGGTCAAGCTGATGGACCATCTTGGACGACTCCTGGGGGTCGTCGGCCTTAACCCCGTCAAGCAGCGTGAAATGTAG